TGGGGAGGGAAATTAGGCTACACTCAAACACTGGTGAAATAACACCAGGGAAAGATGTACATTTCCTTTTGCCTGTCTGTTCTGCAAGGCTCAGTCTCTCCCCCTCACCTCCAAACCCATCCTAAACAGTAGCTCAGCTGTAGGTTCTGCTTCTAAAATGCCAACGTTAATTGCTAGGGCTCAGTTCTTAAAGAAACATCCTTAGAAAAACAACAGCACTGATTCAGgacacaagaaaataaacaatcaGGTCTAAGACACTGGTTTCCTTCTCCCACCATCTTGTCAATATTGATTAACACCTAATAATCTCCTCAGGGACAGCATCCTGCCATCATCCAAGGCTGCCCATGTCAACGGTGCTATTTAAACCAGAAAGAATTACCTGGTTCcagaaattgttttatttttttttccacatcctCAGCCTTAAAGCCAGGAGCTTTGCTACCCCTCTTATCTTACAGAGCTAATGCTTCCACCACAGCAGCAACTGACCTCTTTCCCACGTTGCTGCTATCCTGCAGTTTCTAGCCAACATCCTTTTACTGAGAGAAGGATACTTCCCAGACATTAACCGGCATATATGTATCAGGTTTTCAAACAGCATTGGGctgtaaaacaagaaaagaaacagttaCATAAAAACGAGATCATAATAGCAGGCAGATGCTTCTGGGGCACAAATGCTGTAAAATTACTGTATGTAAAACATACAATGGCATAACACTCCCAAACAGTGAACAGAGATTGCAGATTGGTATCACACACACCAGGCCTGTTTCAAGTTGGCAGAGGTAACGcttacaattattttaaaaactgatacTCTGCATCAGCTAGTAGATCTTGAGTTGGAACAGAGAGACATTGGCCTGAAAGAAGCTTTGATCTAGCGTAGTATTTATGTCAGTGCTACTGCCAATATTCAGAactgggttttatttgttgctttggttgttgccttttttttttttttgatgaagaGGGTCTTGCACAGCAGACCCTCTTTCTGCAGAAGAGCTCTGTATGAATTGTCTCTGTAGCGTTTAAAACCTCCCCTACAGCCGAGGACTCACCAGTATCGTTCCCTCCTGGGAGCAACCTCTGCCGTGTCCCAGAGCCGCGCGTGGGACACCATGTGTTTCGCCCTCTCCTCGAGCTCCTGGAGCCCCAGAGCCGGGTTATCCACAATGCCCTGCACGGCTGGGGGCAAACCTTCCACGAGCTTCGTCTTGGTGAGCCACTGCGCCTGCCGCACTCCTGGAAACACAACCCAGCGCGATCTATCTATCACAGGTGACAGTGGCCATGCTCAAGGCCCCctcccaacccaagccattctattTGTGACCgaggctgcctggcagctcacggggctgggcaggctctTCACAGCCCGTGTTTTACACTCTGTGCGAGGAGAACCCTtggcagggggagcagggcgAGTGCTTGGGCAGGGGGCAGCGCGGGGTGTGTGTACCTTCCAGCATGCGGACACCCTGGTGGCAGATGTAGCACCCGCGCTCCTTGTACAGCGCCATCTCCTCATAGCGCGGCCCCGGCGAGTGCCAGGGGTCGCGCCAGCCGCGGTCCCAGGGCGGGAAGCGCGGCCGGGCCAGGCCGGGCACGTAGTGCAGCCGTTCCGCGTACGTGACGGTGTCCAGCTCCACCTGCTCCCGCACCGGCCGCGGCTCCACCATCTCGGCCAGCACCTCCGGCGGCGGCCCGCGCACGGTCCAGGGCGTGCGCGGAAGCGGCGAGCGGTGGCGGGGTCGCCCCGCGCGGGTGACGACGCTGCGGGTGaggccccgcgccgccgccgccgccaccccCGCCCGCCTCAGCGCCTTCGGCCCCGCCGCCATCGCcgccatcctcctcctcctcccgccgccgcctcagcgcccgcccgccgccatcttggcgAGGGCTCGTCCCCCACCGTCACCCCCGGTGAGtgacggcggcggcggccaatGGCGGGCAGGCGCGCCCCGCGGTAAGGGAGGGTCGGCAAATTGCCCGGCGGGTGAGGGCAGGCGCTGGGTTGGTGAGCGGGGCGGTGGGCGGGGAGAGGCGGCTCCCCGCCTGTGGGGCGAGGGGGCCACTTCAGAGACCGTCCCTGGGCGGGAGCTGGCGGGACCGGCTCCGGTGGCTCTGGTGGCTCCGGTGGTTCGGGGCTGGGTCTGCCCTGCCTCGCCTCGGGCCGGCCTGTCCGGGCCCCCGGGCGCGCACAGTAAGTGCTCGAAACTCTGTCAATCTGAGCACCCCGAGCCCGGGCGTCTCGGACTCATCCCCGGCCACATCGAGTTAACCCCCTTTGATAGCCCGTGGGTGCTCCGGGCCCCCGGACAGAGCGGTAGGAAGCCGGGCCAGTCGCCTTTGGTTCTCTCTTCCGTTCCCTGCCCCCCCTCCTTGAAATGAGTGTGTTTCTGTTACAGGGGTGAAGGTTAGTTAATTAATTGACCTTGACAATGAGACTGCTGGAAGCGCTAAATGTTCGCTTCCTCCGCTTCGTCACCCGTGGCTTCATAATTTCCTGTGGCCCGCTTTGTGTCCCAGGGATGCGGACACGAGCAGCCTTCACTCAGCCCGTGTGTCAGAGCAGAGGGGCCCTGCGAGGTCTGCAGCATGGTGGGTTCAGCTCATTGGGAAAGCAACAGCAGCGAGAGATAAAATCCTGTGCTTCCTGGCCTCCCCTACCTGTGCGTTTGAAGCCGTGTATTCAAAGCCCATAACCAAAGTGGGTGTTCGCCTGAGACTTTGCCCTGTTCGCCTCGAGTCTCCTGGCTCTGAGCGCTGCTCTCGGCTCGCTGCCCTCCCCGTTCCAAAGCTGCACGGAACGCAGGCCGCGTCTGGTGGCTGGGTTTGTTACCCCTTGTCCTGGTGGCTGGGTTTGTCACCCTTTCTTCTGGACCAAGCAGCAGATTTTTAAGATGTTTCTGCTCCGGGTGACCAAGCAGCGGCTCTATTGTGGGAAATCAGCCCGGCGGAACGAGCCGGATTAAAGGGTGTAGCattgcctgggcagcctgtctGGGGAGGAGGGCccgaggctgggctggggctctgctctgggctgctggctgcGAGGTCTGGTGTTTGTGCAGAGGCATTGAGCACTCGAGCAAAGATGGGGTGTTCAGACACAGATCAGCTCCAGGTTTTCAGTGTAACACACGTGCAGGATGCTCAAGAGAGGTTTTCTGTCCTTCTCTGAAAACACCCAGCTGACGAGCACGCACTGCTTTTCGTCGTGCTGGGTTTGATGCAGGGCTTGTGTTTTGCAGGCAATGAGTGACAAGGAGAGTGACAACGAGGAGGACTGGCTGGCTCTGAGGCCCCAGGAACCTTCTCCATCGCAGTGCTGCGGCAGCGGCTGCAAGCCCTGCATCTACGATGTGTACGAGAAGGAGCTTGCACAGTGGGAGAGAGCCAAAGCAATGCAAGACAAAAGCCTTCTCATGGGAAAGAAGGAGCAGGTCGATTTCTCTTCATCGCATCCTGGAGCCTGTGCTTTGATCGTACTCCTTCGAGTGTGGGGTGGTGCTGATGggtgagggatgcagggataAATTCAAGTGGTGCCTTAAGAGAGGGCTGTAAATGCAATTCCCCAAACTCAGCCTTCACCCTCCCCCTTGGCCACTCTCTCCCTGCTGTAATGTGATTTTCCAAGTGTAGAGTTCTCCCTGGTGTCGCATtacagctctggctctgcagcttctcctcggagaagctttgttttcctcaccTTTCTCATCTTTGCCTGATTTTTAGACTCGTATTTTGATGCTAAGGAAACACTGCGTTGTGTGTGGTGGAGCAGTTGTCTTCAGAGTGTAATTTTAAAGCCTGTCAGTGCCCTTTTACATTAGATTAACTATGCTGGGTCAAGCAAAAAAGATTAGCTGACACAA
This sequence is a window from Motacilla alba alba isolate MOTALB_02 chromosome 8, Motacilla_alba_V1.0_pri, whole genome shotgun sequence. Protein-coding genes within it:
- the MRPL37 gene encoding 39S ribosomal protein L37, mitochondrial, giving the protein MAAMAAGPKALRRAGVAAAAARGLTRSVVTRAGRPRHRSPLPRTPWTVRGPPPEVLAEMVEPRPVREQVELDTVTYAERLHYVPGLARPRFPPWDRGWRDPWHSPGPRYEEMALYKERGCYICHQGVRMLEGVRQAQWLTKTKLVEGLPPAVQGIVDNPALGLQELEERAKHMVSHARLWDTAEVAPRRERYCPMLFENLIHICRLMSGKYPSLSKRMLARNCRIAATWERESILLQVRGLSGILMNSMTPIPPVASKEEILATKEHVLETFYPIAPTIDLQEVNVYKELNDTGFRDGYPYSHPHTLFFLESANVRTDRFRPEQLRAKMLMFAFGNALARAKALHGNDPKVLEQPVVVQSIGTDGQLFQFMVFQLNTTDLVSNDGVKNLVWIDSDQNLYERAQCVPEVKKGVVTKPAGISGFQPDTFKKFLALYLHGTV